A genomic window from Populus alba chromosome 19, ASM523922v2, whole genome shotgun sequence includes:
- the LOC118056946 gene encoding uncharacterized protein isoform X3: protein MPYENNGNIDDALASFNHMLHRKPLPCIIQFNKLLSAIVRMRQYYDAVISLSKQMELAGLSPNTCTLNILINCFCLMQHVDLGFSVLAKVIKLGLQPTIITFTTLINGLCKAGEFAQALELFDDMVARGCQPDVYTYTAIINGLCKNGETAAAAGLIKKMGEAGCQPDVVTYSTLIDSLCKDRLVNDALDIFSYMKAKGIFPTVVSYTSLIQGLCSFSRWKEASAMLNEMKSLNIMPDIVIFSLLIDIFCKEGNVLEAQGVLKTMTEMGVEPNVITYNSLMHGYSLQMEVVEARKLFDVMITRGCKPDVFSYSILINGYCMVKRIDEAKQLFNEMIHQGLTPNTVSYTTLIHAFCQSGKLREARELFKTMHTNGYLPDLCTYSVLLEGFCKQGYLGKAFRLFRAMQGTYLKPNLVMYTILIDSMCKSGNLNHARKLFSELFVQGLQPDVQIYTTIINGLCKEGLLDEALEAFRKMEGDGCPPNEFSYNVIIRGFLQHKDESRAVQLIGEMRDKGFVADEGTTAW, encoded by the exons ATGCCATATGAAAATAATGG aaACATTGATGATGCCCTTGCTTCTTTCAATCACATGCTTCATAGGAAACCCCTGCCTTGTATCAtccaattcaacaaattattgtCTGCAATTGTCAGAATGAGACAGTACTACGATGCTGTGATTTCCCTTTCCAAACAAATGGAATTAGCTGGGCTCTCTCCTAATACTTGTACGCTTAATATCCTGATCAATTGCTTCTGCCTGATGCAACATGTTGATCTGGGGTTCTCTGTCTTGGCCAAAGTCATAAAACTTGGTCTTCAACCCACTATTATCACCTTTACCACCTTAATCAATGGGCTCTGTAAAGCGGGTGAATTTGCCCAAGCCCTGGAATTATTTGATGACATGGTAGCAAGAGGGTGTCAACCTGATGTCTACACTTATACTGCGATTATAAATGGCTTATGTAAGAATGGGGAAACTGCGGCGGCCGCTGGATTGATTAAGAAAATGGGAGAGGCGGGCTGCCAGCCGGACGTGGTGACATACAGTACACTCATTGACAGTCTTTGCAAAGATAGGCTGGTGAATGACGCCTTGGATATCTTCTCTTACATGAAGGCTAAAGGCATTTTCCCAACAGTTGTCAGTTACACCTCTTTAATCCAGGGCTTATGCAGTTTCAGCAGATGGAAGGAGGCTTCGGCAATGCTAAATGAAATGAAGAGTTTGAATATCATGCCAGATATTGTCATCTTCAGCCTATTGATTGATATATTCTGTAAAGAAGGCAATGTTTTAGAGGCTCAAGGTGTGTTAAAAACAATGACTGAAATGGGCGTGGAGCCTAACGTTATTACTTACAATTCATTGATGCATGGATATTCCTTGCAGATGGAAGTTGTTGAAGCTAGAAAGCTGTTTGATGTCATGATAACCAGGGGTTGTAAACCAGATGTTTTTAGTTATAGCATCTTAATTAATGGATATTGTATGGTCAAAAGGATAGATGAGGCCAAGCAgctttttaatgaaatgattcATCAAGGCTTAACTCCGAACACTGTTAGTTACACTACTCTTATTCATGCCTTTTGCCAATCAGGCAAGCTTAGGGAAGCACGAGAGCTTTTCAAGACTATGCACACTAATGGATACCTCCCAGATTTATGTACTTACTCAGTATTGCTCGAAGGCTTTTGCAAACAAGGGTATCTTGGTAAGGCATTCAGACTGTTTCGAGCAATGCAAGGTACATACTTGAAGCCTAATCTGGTGATGTATACCATCTTGATTGATTCCATGTGCAAATCTGGTAATCTTAACCATGCTAGGAAACTATTTTCAGAACTCTTTGTCCAAGGGTTGCAGCCTGATGTTCAGATAtacacaacaataataaatgggCTTTGTAAAGAAGGATTGTTGGATGAAGCATTGGAAGCTTTCCGAAAGATGGAGGGGGATGGCTGCCCTCCAAATGAATTTTCCTAT
- the LOC118056946 gene encoding uncharacterized protein isoform X1, translating into MSAAARRRGSEAFFIQRCHMKIMGMILLSPITSSLSSTNHYNSISSFTSSSNSRSRYKHKNDDASSSFRNIDDALASFNHMLHRKPLPCIIQFNKLLSAIVRMRQYYDAVISLSKQMELAGLSPNTCTLNILINCFCLMQHVDLGFSVLAKVIKLGLQPTIITFTTLINGLCKAGEFAQALELFDDMVARGCQPDVYTYTAIINGLCKNGETAAAAGLIKKMGEAGCQPDVVTYSTLIDSLCKDRLVNDALDIFSYMKAKGIFPTVVSYTSLIQGLCSFSRWKEASAMLNEMKSLNIMPDIVIFSLLIDIFCKEGNVLEAQGVLKTMTEMGVEPNVITYNSLMHGYSLQMEVVEARKLFDVMITRGCKPDVFSYSILINGYCMVKRIDEAKQLFNEMIHQGLTPNTVSYTTLIHAFCQSGKLREARELFKTMHTNGYLPDLCTYSVLLEGFCKQGYLGKAFRLFRAMQGTYLKPNLVMYTILIDSMCKSGNLNHARKLFSELFVQGLQPDVQIYTTIINGLCKEGLLDEALEAFRKMEGDGCPPNEFSYNVIIRGFLQHKDESRAVQLIGEMRDKGFVADEGTTAW; encoded by the coding sequence ATGTCGGCGGCGGCGAGACGTCGAGGTTCAGAAGCCTTTTTTATTCAGCGATGCCATATGAAAATAATGGGTATGATTCTTCTATCTCCAATCACTTCATCACTCTCGTCTACCAACCACTACAACTCCATTTCTTCTTTTACCAGTAGCAGTAATAGTAGAAGTAGATATAAACACAAAAATGAtgatgcttcttcttcttttagaaACATTGATGATGCCCTTGCTTCTTTCAATCACATGCTTCATAGGAAACCCCTGCCTTGTATCAtccaattcaacaaattattgtCTGCAATTGTCAGAATGAGACAGTACTACGATGCTGTGATTTCCCTTTCCAAACAAATGGAATTAGCTGGGCTCTCTCCTAATACTTGTACGCTTAATATCCTGATCAATTGCTTCTGCCTGATGCAACATGTTGATCTGGGGTTCTCTGTCTTGGCCAAAGTCATAAAACTTGGTCTTCAACCCACTATTATCACCTTTACCACCTTAATCAATGGGCTCTGTAAAGCGGGTGAATTTGCCCAAGCCCTGGAATTATTTGATGACATGGTAGCAAGAGGGTGTCAACCTGATGTCTACACTTATACTGCGATTATAAATGGCTTATGTAAGAATGGGGAAACTGCGGCGGCCGCTGGATTGATTAAGAAAATGGGAGAGGCGGGCTGCCAGCCGGACGTGGTGACATACAGTACACTCATTGACAGTCTTTGCAAAGATAGGCTGGTGAATGACGCCTTGGATATCTTCTCTTACATGAAGGCTAAAGGCATTTTCCCAACAGTTGTCAGTTACACCTCTTTAATCCAGGGCTTATGCAGTTTCAGCAGATGGAAGGAGGCTTCGGCAATGCTAAATGAAATGAAGAGTTTGAATATCATGCCAGATATTGTCATCTTCAGCCTATTGATTGATATATTCTGTAAAGAAGGCAATGTTTTAGAGGCTCAAGGTGTGTTAAAAACAATGACTGAAATGGGCGTGGAGCCTAACGTTATTACTTACAATTCATTGATGCATGGATATTCCTTGCAGATGGAAGTTGTTGAAGCTAGAAAGCTGTTTGATGTCATGATAACCAGGGGTTGTAAACCAGATGTTTTTAGTTATAGCATCTTAATTAATGGATATTGTATGGTCAAAAGGATAGATGAGGCCAAGCAgctttttaatgaaatgattcATCAAGGCTTAACTCCGAACACTGTTAGTTACACTACTCTTATTCATGCCTTTTGCCAATCAGGCAAGCTTAGGGAAGCACGAGAGCTTTTCAAGACTATGCACACTAATGGATACCTCCCAGATTTATGTACTTACTCAGTATTGCTCGAAGGCTTTTGCAAACAAGGGTATCTTGGTAAGGCATTCAGACTGTTTCGAGCAATGCAAGGTACATACTTGAAGCCTAATCTGGTGATGTATACCATCTTGATTGATTCCATGTGCAAATCTGGTAATCTTAACCATGCTAGGAAACTATTTTCAGAACTCTTTGTCCAAGGGTTGCAGCCTGATGTTCAGATAtacacaacaataataaatgggCTTTGTAAAGAAGGATTGTTGGATGAAGCATTGGAAGCTTTCCGAAAGATGGAGGGGGATGGCTGCCCTCCAAATGAATTTTCCTAT
- the LOC118056946 gene encoding uncharacterized protein isoform X2 gives MSAAARRRGSEAFFIQRCHMKIMGMILLSPITSSLSSTNHYNSISSFTSSSNSRSRYKHKNDDASSSFRNIDDALASFNHMLHRKPLPCIIQFNKLLSAIVRMRQYYDAVISLSKQMELAGLSPNTCTLNILINCFCLMQHVDLGFSVLAKVIKLGLQPTIITFTTLINGLCKAGEFAQALELFDDMVARGCQPDVYTYTAIINGLCKNGETAAAAGLIKKMGEAGCQPDVVTYSTLIDSLCKDRLVNDALDIFSYMKAKGIFPTVVSYTSLIQGLCSFSRWKEASAMLNEMKSLNIMPDIVIFSLLIDIFCKEGNVLEAQGVLKTMTEMGVEPNVITYNSLMHGYSLQMEVVEARKLFDVMITRGCKPDVFSYSILINGYCMVKRIDEAKQLFNEMIHQGLTPNTVSYTTLIHAFCQSGKLREARELFKTMHTNGYLPDLCTYSVLLEGFCKQGYLGKAFRLFRAMQELFVQGLQPDVQIYTTIINGLCKEGLLDEALEAFRKMEGDGCPPNEFSYNVIIRGFLQHKDESRAVQLIGEMRDKGFVADEGTTAW, from the exons ATGTCGGCGGCGGCGAGACGTCGAGGTTCAGAAGCCTTTTTTATTCAGCGATGCCATATGAAAATAATGGGTATGATTCTTCTATCTCCAATCACTTCATCACTCTCGTCTACCAACCACTACAACTCCATTTCTTCTTTTACCAGTAGCAGTAATAGTAGAAGTAGATATAAACACAAAAATGAtgatgcttcttcttcttttagaaACATTGATGATGCCCTTGCTTCTTTCAATCACATGCTTCATAGGAAACCCCTGCCTTGTATCAtccaattcaacaaattattgtCTGCAATTGTCAGAATGAGACAGTACTACGATGCTGTGATTTCCCTTTCCAAACAAATGGAATTAGCTGGGCTCTCTCCTAATACTTGTACGCTTAATATCCTGATCAATTGCTTCTGCCTGATGCAACATGTTGATCTGGGGTTCTCTGTCTTGGCCAAAGTCATAAAACTTGGTCTTCAACCCACTATTATCACCTTTACCACCTTAATCAATGGGCTCTGTAAAGCGGGTGAATTTGCCCAAGCCCTGGAATTATTTGATGACATGGTAGCAAGAGGGTGTCAACCTGATGTCTACACTTATACTGCGATTATAAATGGCTTATGTAAGAATGGGGAAACTGCGGCGGCCGCTGGATTGATTAAGAAAATGGGAGAGGCGGGCTGCCAGCCGGACGTGGTGACATACAGTACACTCATTGACAGTCTTTGCAAAGATAGGCTGGTGAATGACGCCTTGGATATCTTCTCTTACATGAAGGCTAAAGGCATTTTCCCAACAGTTGTCAGTTACACCTCTTTAATCCAGGGCTTATGCAGTTTCAGCAGATGGAAGGAGGCTTCGGCAATGCTAAATGAAATGAAGAGTTTGAATATCATGCCAGATATTGTCATCTTCAGCCTATTGATTGATATATTCTGTAAAGAAGGCAATGTTTTAGAGGCTCAAGGTGTGTTAAAAACAATGACTGAAATGGGCGTGGAGCCTAACGTTATTACTTACAATTCATTGATGCATGGATATTCCTTGCAGATGGAAGTTGTTGAAGCTAGAAAGCTGTTTGATGTCATGATAACCAGGGGTTGTAAACCAGATGTTTTTAGTTATAGCATCTTAATTAATGGATATTGTATGGTCAAAAGGATAGATGAGGCCAAGCAgctttttaatgaaatgattcATCAAGGCTTAACTCCGAACACTGTTAGTTACACTACTCTTATTCATGCCTTTTGCCAATCAGGCAAGCTTAGGGAAGCACGAGAGCTTTTCAAGACTATGCACACTAATGGATACCTCCCAGATTTATGTACTTACTCAGTATTGCTCGAAGGCTTTTGCAAACAAGGGTATCTTGGTAAGGCATTCAGACTGTTTCGAGCAATGCAAG AACTCTTTGTCCAAGGGTTGCAGCCTGATGTTCAGATAtacacaacaataataaatgggCTTTGTAAAGAAGGATTGTTGGATGAAGCATTGGAAGCTTTCCGAAAGATGGAGGGGGATGGCTGCCCTCCAAATGAATTTTCCTAT